Proteins from one Cyclopterus lumpus isolate fCycLum1 chromosome 11, fCycLum1.pri, whole genome shotgun sequence genomic window:
- the LOC117738996 gene encoding zinc finger MYM-type protein 4-like isoform X1 codes for MSSKGAEIATRYRERRDADPDRRRKYLEKERDKWKKDRETGKKKSVNELSEREKRAKRKNWREVRSQARARKKCRDISCLCKREDGVLDCPRFNLQEVTLADVPVSSDEPSGCGKTPDNPGRPETLEVTEGTDGESMEAVSEPGPSVDVGDPERVRKASPSLSEHGEDYKPGNETVDTVLVRPVCSPGSPSESEKEETVEVKTEEEFEVKTEEEFEMKTEEEFESNEEHVAVKDDRCGDSPAAPDASEDTNMHKTSEELANTNTDTKECVDTQQEKEAAGGKLRVSVADDLDEMMDIGIVDQVEQEAQMNEEQQNSEMDMDGSRSPSCLNTASATEDGNSAEEEVDVKPTILPPPVEEEKVALDSVRSSLSPSSEATASTGRDSSSPATVMNGMKVVKLSIPRLDTVSESVRVATQTAKSSPSPPLVKVKDEPIDEEYEHALISSAFTASVKDEPDTAKEDLRIGSVFSVPPATERQPRPIVHPLSPHMCCCHCKKSLMKGQTAFQRKGSPALFCSTICLTTSLPSGRVTKICHNCQKLIIRPQDVILAPDAKGTMKEFCSQNCLTSFNSKKNLTNFKTLAPTKTTPQPLAPQSLCSMCTRFCISKHEVILSGAVHKICSDACFNRFRTVNNLSMAGCANCGSYCHSKPLMLKLEDSNKTLCNAECLAKYKENTKITKPCTMCRTTRLLVKMVDNKNSDDSVNLFCSSSCVMAFKVQTVSASGTGARLNCDSCGKNTVPAYHLAMSDTSIRNFCTLPCVMAFQEKFKKSQKQVNVFTKLPIGAAQIQSVTPIQTLQDVTKGPLKLKCFQCDSNIAFKPELLQIKDKLVFFCGMDCAHEFKKDNFVTSLCEYCKIEKITRDAKRINNRDCFFCSDGCKLLFRHDLTKNWGKHCHSCVYCHSMSKKLVTAQYGGSTEDFCSEDCRSKYTMLFCHVAKCDTCGHKGKLKQSLPMLGEVKHFCDLSCLLHFCCDTVATQGEIITGEATPVIANVISLAGPLTRKSNASQQQHTGTVFQSKNSGHISIQTDAVKVHPPPAPKILKNKAVLCRPLVQNKGVSCTTQTVDVEAQTDDVYPKILVVPVPVPVYIPVPMNMYSQFTPKALGLPLPVPVPVFLPVTMDSAERIMETIQEIKQKIPSDPFEAELILMAEMVAEQNEKNDKEEGPKEKKVSEKEKEKPEAAAPDDHGSNFSDDLDTDDLASFLNNWEDGSSDAGLRSPGRLCGQEKLNPILDIPAGATSEPYSEPPPPAPPPMDVEADFAVETLERMARLREQSQQSPSPPPAASRRRQAHRKAREKKGRKSQRSSKGAEASTQKGGANKAVAPDVPKLESQYGVDAWKRWIQWRQTQPNLEKPRFGSRPMELKDDVLRCTTAELSYGLCCFITELKRPNGEPYSPDSLFYLCLGIQQYLFENGRVENIFMDRFYNKFSTEFNNMLRDFKPSITASGYIHSRVEEGFLWDCKQLGAYSPIVLLNTLLFFCCKYFGFTTVEQHRQLSFAHVMRCTKTNPNNTKTTFLRFYPPISINEAETDPEVPVKKRKEEESKEDILEMMENTENPLRCPVRLYEFYLSKCSESVKQRTNLFYLHPERCCVPNSPLWFSFTPLDDGTMEGMLVRILTIRELHLGKRKAEGMEQKTSEDPPFIPPGEEGDGDSEG; via the exons ATGAGCTCAAAAGGAGCTGAGATAGCAACGAGATATCGGGAACGCCGTGATGCTGACCcggacagaagaagaaagtaccttgagaaagagagggacaaatggaaaaaagacagagagactggAAAAAAGAAGAGTGTCAATGAActaagtgagagagagaaaagggcaAAAAGAAAGAACTGGAGAGAGGTAAGAAGCCAAGCCAGAGCTAGAAAGAAATGCCGAGACATTTCATGTCTGTGTAAAAGAGAGGACGGTGTTTTGGACTGCCCCCGCTTTAACCTTCAAGAGGTCACTCTAGCCGATGTTCCCGTTTCATCTGATGAGCCCTCAGGATGTGGAAAGACGCCAGATAACCCTGGGAGACCAGAAACGCTTGAG GTAACAGAGGGGACCGACGGAGAGTCCATGGAAGCTGTTTCAGAGCCGGGACCATCGGTGGATGTTGGAGACCCGGAGCGTGTTCGCAAAGCTTCTCCTAGCCTCTCTGAACATGGAGAGGACTACAAACCCGGGAATGAGACAGTCGACACTGTTTTGGTTCGCCCTGTTTGTTCGCCAGGGAGCCCCTCAGAGTCTGAAAAAGAGGAGACGGTTGAGGTGAAAACCGAGGAGGAGTTTGAGGTGAAAACCGAGGAGGAGTTTGAGATGAAAACCGAGGAGGAGTTTGAGTCGAACGAAGAACATGTGGCAGTAAAGGATGACCGCTGTGGGGACAGTCCTGCAGCACCTGATGCCAGCGAGGACACAAATATGCACAAGACCTCTGAGGAGCTGGCAAACACGAACACGGACACTAAGGAGTGCGTCGACACCcagcaggagaaggaggctGCTGGCGGTAAATTGAGGGTTTCTGTGGCGGACGACCTCGATGAGATGATGGACATCGGCATCGTGGATCAGGTGGAGCAGGAAGCTCAGATGAACGAGGAGCAGCAGAATAGTGAGATGGACATGGACGGCAGCCGCTCACCTTCCTGTTTGAACACGG CCTCGGCGACGGAAGACGGTAACTCTGCGGAGGAGGAAGTGGATGTGAAACCCACGATATTACCACCacctgtggaggaggagaaagtggcTTTAGACTCGGTGCGGTCCAGCTTGTCTCCGTCGTCTGAAGCCACGGCCAGCACAG GAAGGGACAGCTCATCACCAGCGACCGTGATGAACGGGATGAAAGTAGTTAAGCTGTCAATACCAAGATTAGACACTGTAAGT GAAAGCGTACGCGTTGCTACTCAGACGGCCAAGTCGTCTCCGTCGCCGCCTTTGGTCAAAGTGAAAGACGAGCCCATAGACGAAGAGTATGAACACGCGCTGATATCTTCTGCATTTACAGCAAGCGTGAAAGATGAGCCCGACACGGCAAAG GAGGACTTGAGGATCGGATCGGTCTTCTCTGTGCCCCCAGCAACTGAAAGGCAGCCGCGGCCCATCGTCCACCCCTTGTCGCCGCACATGTGCTGTTGCCACTGCAAGAAGAGCCTGATGAAAGGCCAGACGGCGTTCCAGCGGAAGGGCTCGCCAGCACTCTTCTGCTCCACCATCTGCCTCACCACGTCTCTCCCCTCAGGCAGAGTCACTAAGATCTGCCACAACTGCCAAAA GTTGATAATTCGGCCTCAGGACGTCATTCTGGCTCCAGATGCCAAAGGCACCATGAAGGAATTCTGCAGCCAGAACTGCCTGACCTCCTTCAACTCCAAGAAAAACCTCACCAACTTCAAGACACTTGCCCCCACCAAAACCACACCGCAGCCATTGGCCCCACAGTCGCTCTGCAGCATGTGCACAAGATTCTGCATT AGCAAACACGAGGTGATCCTGAGCGGTGCCGTCCACAAGATCTGCAGCGACGCCTGCTTCAACCGCTTCCGTACAGTGAACAACCTGTCCATGGCCGGATGTGCCAACTGCGGCTCCTACTGCCACAGCAAGCCGCTAATGCTGAAGCTGGAGGACAGCAACAAAACCCTGTGCAATGCAGAGTGTCTGGCCAAGTACAAAGAG AATACGAAGATAACCAAGCCGTGTACGATGTGTCGCACCACCCGGTTGCTGGTCAAGATGgttgacaacaaaaacagcGATGACTCTGTGAACCTCTTCTGTagcagcagctgtgtgatgGCATTCAAGGTCCAGACTGTCAGTGCATCAGGTACAG GTGCTCGGTTGAATTGTGATAGTTGTGGGAAAAACACAGTGCCAGCCTACCACCTGGCCATGTCCGATACATCCATCAGGAACTTCTGCACTCTCCCTTGTGTCATGGCTTTCCAG GAAAAGTTCAAGAAGTCCCAGAAACAGGTGAACGTTTTTACCAAGCTGCCAATCGGCGCCGCCCAAATCCAGAGTGTCACTCCCATCCAAACCCTGCAAGACGTCACTAAAGGACCGCTGAAACTGAAATGCTTCCAGTGTGACAGCAACATAGCTTTTAAACCCGAACTTCTCCAGATCAAG gacaaGTTAGTTTTCTTCTGCGGCATGGACTGTGCTCACGAGTTCAAGAAAGACAACTTTGTGACGAGCCTGTGTGAATACTGCAAGATCGAAAAGATCACCAGAGACGCCAAGAGGATTAACAACCGAGACTGCTTCTTCTGCAGCGACG GCTGTAAGCTCCTCTTCAGACACGACCTGACTAAAAACTGGGGGAAACACTGTCACTCCTGCGTCTACTGCCACAGCATGTCCAAGAAGCTGGTGACTGCTCAGTACGGAGGCTCGACGGAGGATTTCTGCTCCGAGGATTGCCGGTCAAAATACACCATGCTCTTCTGCCAC GTTGCAAAGTGTGACACCTGCGGCCACAAAGGGAAACTGAAGCAGAGTCTGCCCATGCTGGGAGAGGTCAAACACTTCTGTGATCTGAGTTGTCTGCTCCATTTCTGCTGTGACACAGTGGCCACGCAGGGCGAGATCATCACAG GGGAGGCCACGCCGGTCATCGCCAACGTCATCTCGCTTGCTGGCCCTCTGACGAGGAAATCAAACGCCAGCcagcaacaacacacag GCACAGTCTTTCAATCAAAGAACTCTGGACAT ATCAGCATTCAGACAGATGCAGTGAAAGTCCATCCTCCGCCCGCCCCAAaaatcctgaagaacaaggccGTGCTCTGCAGACCGCTGGTGCAGAACAAAGGGGTCTCCTGTACAACACAGACCGTCGACGTCGAagcacagacag ACGACGTCTACCCTAAAATCCTGGTCGTTCCTGTCCCAGTGCCGGTGTATATTCCTGTACCCATGAACATGTACAGCCAGTTTACTCCCAAAGCTCTGGGCCTGCCATTACCG GTGCCTGTACCCGTGTTCCTTCCCGTGACCATGGACAGCGCTGAGCGCATCATGGAAACCATCCAGGAGATCAAGCAAAAGATCCCGTCGGACCCCTTCGAGGCAGAACTCATCCTTATGGCCGAGATGGTCGCGGAACAGAATGAGAAGAATGACAAAGAGGAGGGACCAAAGGAGAAAAAAGTGtctgagaaggagaaggagaaaccaGAAGCAGCTGCTCCGGATG ACCACGGCAGCAACTTCAGCGACGACTTGGACACGGACGACTTGGCTAGTTTCCTCAACAACTGGGAGGACGGCTCCTCTGATGCGGGACTCCGGTCTCCCGGCCGACTGTGCGGTCAGGAAAAGCTCAACCCGATCCTTGACATCCCTGCGGGCGCAACCAGTGAGCCTTACTCCGaacccccacctccagctccgcCTCCCATGGACGTCGAAGCTGACTTCGCTGTCg AAACTCTGGAGAGGATGGCCCGGTTGAGAGAGCAGTCCCAGCAATCCCCGAGCCCTCCGCCTGCAGCTTCGAGACGACGACAAGCTCACAGGAAAGCCCGAGAAAAGAAG GGTCGTAAGTCACAGCGGTCATCTAAGGGGGCTGAAGCGTCGACTCAAAAAGGCGGCGCCAACAAGGCCGTGGCTCCAGACGTCCCAAAACTGGAGAGTCAATATGGAGTTGATGCCTGGAAGCGATGGATCCAGTGGAGGCAAACTCAACCCAACCTGGAGAAACCCCGCTTCGGTT CTCGGCCCATGGAGTTGAAGGATGATGTTCTTCGCTGCACCACTGCTGAGCTGAGCTACGGCCTCTGCTGCTTCATCACTGAGCTGAAACGACCCAACGGAGAGCCGTACTCCCCCGACAGCCTGTTCTACCTCTGCCTCGGCATTCAGCAG TACCTGTTTGAGAACGGTCGTGTGGAGAACATATTCATGGATCGGTTCTACAACAAATTCTCCACTGAGTTCAATAATATGCTAAGAGATTTCAAACCCTCAATCACAGCAAGTG gctaCATCCACTCCCGTGTGGAGGAGGGGTTTCTGTGGGACTGCAAACAGCTGGGGGCGTACTCTCCCATCGTCCTCCTCAACACTCTGCTCTTCTTCTGCTGCAAGTACTTTGGCTTCACCACAGTGGAGCAGCACCGCCAGCTGTCCTTCGCCCACGTCATGCGCTGCACCAAGACCAACCCGAACAACACCAAGACCACCTTCCTGCGCTTCTACCCGCCAATATCCATAAACGAAGCAGAGACAG ATCCAGAGGTTCCTGTGAAGAAGcgtaaggaggaggagagcaaagagGATATTCTAGAGATGATGGAGAACACGGAGAACCCTCTCCGCTGTCCAGTCAGACTCTACGAGTTCTACCTCTCTAAGTG CTCGGAGTCGGTCAAGCAGCGCACCAACCTGTTCTACCTTCACCCCGAGCGCTGCTGCGTCCCCAACAGCCCCCTGTGGTTCTCCTTCACCCCTCTGGACGACGGCACCATGGAGGGCATGCTCGTCCGCATCCTCACCATCAGAGAACTGCATCTGGGGAAGAGGAAAGCTGAAGGGATGGAGCAGAAGACCTCTGAGGACCCACCATTTATACCACCTGGCGAGGAGGGAGATGGGGATTCAGAGGGATGA
- the LOC117738996 gene encoding zinc finger MYM-type protein 4-like isoform X7, with product MVTEGTDGESMEAVSEPGPSVDVGDPERVRKASPSLSEHGEDYKPGNETVDTVLVRPVCSPGSPSESEKEETVEVKTEEEFEVKTEEEFEMKTEEEFESNEEHVAVKDDRCGDSPAAPDASEDTNMHKTSEELANTNTDTKECVDTQQEKEAAGGKLRVSVADDLDEMMDIGIVDQVEQEAQMNEEQQNSEMDMDGSRSPSCLNTASATEDGNSAEEEVDVKPTILPPPVEEEKVALDSVRSSLSPSSEATASTGRDSSSPATVMNGMKVVKLSIPRLDTVSESVRVATQTAKSSPSPPLVKVKDEPIDEEYEHALISSAFTASVKDEPDTAKEDLRIGSVFSVPPATERQPRPIVHPLSPHMCCCHCKKSLMKGQTAFQRKGSPALFCSTICLTTSLPSGRVTKICHNCQKLIIRPQDVILAPDAKGTMKEFCSQNCLTSFNSKKNLTNFKTLAPTKTTPQPLAPQSLCSMCTRFCISKHEVILSGAVHKICSDACFNRFRTVNNLSMAGCANCGSYCHSKPLMLKLEDSNKTLCNAECLAKYKENTKITKPCTMCRTTRLLVKMVDNKNSDDSVNLFCSSSCVMAFKVQTVSASGTGARLNCDSCGKNTVPAYHLAMSDTSIRNFCTLPCVMAFQEKFKKSQKQVNVFTKLPIGAAQIQSVTPIQTLQDVTKGPLKLKCFQCDSNIAFKPELLQIKDKLVFFCGMDCAHEFKKDNFVTSLCEYCKIEKITRDAKRINNRDCFFCSDGCKLLFRHDLTKNWGKHCHSCVYCHSMSKKLVTAQYGGSTEDFCSEDCRSKYTMLFCHVAKCDTCGHKGKLKQSLPMLGEVKHFCDLSCLLHFCCDTVATQGEIITGEATPVIANVISLAGPLTRKSNASQQQHTGTVFQSKNSGHISIQTDAVKVHPPPAPKILKNKAVLCRPLVQNKGVSCTTQTVDVEAQTDDVYPKILVVPVPVPVYIPVPMNMYSQFTPKALGLPLPVPVPVFLPVTMDSAERIMETIQEIKQKIPSDPFEAELILMAEMVAEQNEKNDKEEGPKEKKVSEKEKEKPEAAAPDDHGSNFSDDLDTDDLASFLNNWEDGSSDAGLRSPGRLCGQEKLNPILDIPAGATSEPYSEPPPPAPPPMDVEADFAVETLERMARLREQSQQSPSPPPAASRRRQAHRKAREKKGRKSQRSSKGAEASTQKGGANKAVAPDVPKLESQYGVDAWKRWIQWRQTQPNLEKPRFGSRPMELKDDVLRCTTAELSYGLCCFITELKRPNGEPYSPDSLFYLCLGIQQYLFENGRVENIFMDRFYNKFSTEFNNMLRDFKPSITASGYIHSRVEEGFLWDCKQLGAYSPIVLLNTLLFFCCKYFGFTTVEQHRQLSFAHVMRCTKTNPNNTKTTFLRFYPPISINEAETDPEVPVKKRKEEESKEDILEMMENTENPLRCPVRLYEFYLSKCSESVKQRTNLFYLHPERCCVPNSPLWFSFTPLDDGTMEGMLVRILTIRELHLGKRKAEGMEQKTSEDPPFIPPGEEGDGDSEG from the exons ATG GTAACAGAGGGGACCGACGGAGAGTCCATGGAAGCTGTTTCAGAGCCGGGACCATCGGTGGATGTTGGAGACCCGGAGCGTGTTCGCAAAGCTTCTCCTAGCCTCTCTGAACATGGAGAGGACTACAAACCCGGGAATGAGACAGTCGACACTGTTTTGGTTCGCCCTGTTTGTTCGCCAGGGAGCCCCTCAGAGTCTGAAAAAGAGGAGACGGTTGAGGTGAAAACCGAGGAGGAGTTTGAGGTGAAAACCGAGGAGGAGTTTGAGATGAAAACCGAGGAGGAGTTTGAGTCGAACGAAGAACATGTGGCAGTAAAGGATGACCGCTGTGGGGACAGTCCTGCAGCACCTGATGCCAGCGAGGACACAAATATGCACAAGACCTCTGAGGAGCTGGCAAACACGAACACGGACACTAAGGAGTGCGTCGACACCcagcaggagaaggaggctGCTGGCGGTAAATTGAGGGTTTCTGTGGCGGACGACCTCGATGAGATGATGGACATCGGCATCGTGGATCAGGTGGAGCAGGAAGCTCAGATGAACGAGGAGCAGCAGAATAGTGAGATGGACATGGACGGCAGCCGCTCACCTTCCTGTTTGAACACGG CCTCGGCGACGGAAGACGGTAACTCTGCGGAGGAGGAAGTGGATGTGAAACCCACGATATTACCACCacctgtggaggaggagaaagtggcTTTAGACTCGGTGCGGTCCAGCTTGTCTCCGTCGTCTGAAGCCACGGCCAGCACAG GAAGGGACAGCTCATCACCAGCGACCGTGATGAACGGGATGAAAGTAGTTAAGCTGTCAATACCAAGATTAGACACTGTAAGT GAAAGCGTACGCGTTGCTACTCAGACGGCCAAGTCGTCTCCGTCGCCGCCTTTGGTCAAAGTGAAAGACGAGCCCATAGACGAAGAGTATGAACACGCGCTGATATCTTCTGCATTTACAGCAAGCGTGAAAGATGAGCCCGACACGGCAAAG GAGGACTTGAGGATCGGATCGGTCTTCTCTGTGCCCCCAGCAACTGAAAGGCAGCCGCGGCCCATCGTCCACCCCTTGTCGCCGCACATGTGCTGTTGCCACTGCAAGAAGAGCCTGATGAAAGGCCAGACGGCGTTCCAGCGGAAGGGCTCGCCAGCACTCTTCTGCTCCACCATCTGCCTCACCACGTCTCTCCCCTCAGGCAGAGTCACTAAGATCTGCCACAACTGCCAAAA GTTGATAATTCGGCCTCAGGACGTCATTCTGGCTCCAGATGCCAAAGGCACCATGAAGGAATTCTGCAGCCAGAACTGCCTGACCTCCTTCAACTCCAAGAAAAACCTCACCAACTTCAAGACACTTGCCCCCACCAAAACCACACCGCAGCCATTGGCCCCACAGTCGCTCTGCAGCATGTGCACAAGATTCTGCATT AGCAAACACGAGGTGATCCTGAGCGGTGCCGTCCACAAGATCTGCAGCGACGCCTGCTTCAACCGCTTCCGTACAGTGAACAACCTGTCCATGGCCGGATGTGCCAACTGCGGCTCCTACTGCCACAGCAAGCCGCTAATGCTGAAGCTGGAGGACAGCAACAAAACCCTGTGCAATGCAGAGTGTCTGGCCAAGTACAAAGAG AATACGAAGATAACCAAGCCGTGTACGATGTGTCGCACCACCCGGTTGCTGGTCAAGATGgttgacaacaaaaacagcGATGACTCTGTGAACCTCTTCTGTagcagcagctgtgtgatgGCATTCAAGGTCCAGACTGTCAGTGCATCAGGTACAG GTGCTCGGTTGAATTGTGATAGTTGTGGGAAAAACACAGTGCCAGCCTACCACCTGGCCATGTCCGATACATCCATCAGGAACTTCTGCACTCTCCCTTGTGTCATGGCTTTCCAG GAAAAGTTCAAGAAGTCCCAGAAACAGGTGAACGTTTTTACCAAGCTGCCAATCGGCGCCGCCCAAATCCAGAGTGTCACTCCCATCCAAACCCTGCAAGACGTCACTAAAGGACCGCTGAAACTGAAATGCTTCCAGTGTGACAGCAACATAGCTTTTAAACCCGAACTTCTCCAGATCAAG gacaaGTTAGTTTTCTTCTGCGGCATGGACTGTGCTCACGAGTTCAAGAAAGACAACTTTGTGACGAGCCTGTGTGAATACTGCAAGATCGAAAAGATCACCAGAGACGCCAAGAGGATTAACAACCGAGACTGCTTCTTCTGCAGCGACG GCTGTAAGCTCCTCTTCAGACACGACCTGACTAAAAACTGGGGGAAACACTGTCACTCCTGCGTCTACTGCCACAGCATGTCCAAGAAGCTGGTGACTGCTCAGTACGGAGGCTCGACGGAGGATTTCTGCTCCGAGGATTGCCGGTCAAAATACACCATGCTCTTCTGCCAC GTTGCAAAGTGTGACACCTGCGGCCACAAAGGGAAACTGAAGCAGAGTCTGCCCATGCTGGGAGAGGTCAAACACTTCTGTGATCTGAGTTGTCTGCTCCATTTCTGCTGTGACACAGTGGCCACGCAGGGCGAGATCATCACAG GGGAGGCCACGCCGGTCATCGCCAACGTCATCTCGCTTGCTGGCCCTCTGACGAGGAAATCAAACGCCAGCcagcaacaacacacag GCACAGTCTTTCAATCAAAGAACTCTGGACAT ATCAGCATTCAGACAGATGCAGTGAAAGTCCATCCTCCGCCCGCCCCAAaaatcctgaagaacaaggccGTGCTCTGCAGACCGCTGGTGCAGAACAAAGGGGTCTCCTGTACAACACAGACCGTCGACGTCGAagcacagacag ACGACGTCTACCCTAAAATCCTGGTCGTTCCTGTCCCAGTGCCGGTGTATATTCCTGTACCCATGAACATGTACAGCCAGTTTACTCCCAAAGCTCTGGGCCTGCCATTACCG GTGCCTGTACCCGTGTTCCTTCCCGTGACCATGGACAGCGCTGAGCGCATCATGGAAACCATCCAGGAGATCAAGCAAAAGATCCCGTCGGACCCCTTCGAGGCAGAACTCATCCTTATGGCCGAGATGGTCGCGGAACAGAATGAGAAGAATGACAAAGAGGAGGGACCAAAGGAGAAAAAAGTGtctgagaaggagaaggagaaaccaGAAGCAGCTGCTCCGGATG ACCACGGCAGCAACTTCAGCGACGACTTGGACACGGACGACTTGGCTAGTTTCCTCAACAACTGGGAGGACGGCTCCTCTGATGCGGGACTCCGGTCTCCCGGCCGACTGTGCGGTCAGGAAAAGCTCAACCCGATCCTTGACATCCCTGCGGGCGCAACCAGTGAGCCTTACTCCGaacccccacctccagctccgcCTCCCATGGACGTCGAAGCTGACTTCGCTGTCg AAACTCTGGAGAGGATGGCCCGGTTGAGAGAGCAGTCCCAGCAATCCCCGAGCCCTCCGCCTGCAGCTTCGAGACGACGACAAGCTCACAGGAAAGCCCGAGAAAAGAAG GGTCGTAAGTCACAGCGGTCATCTAAGGGGGCTGAAGCGTCGACTCAAAAAGGCGGCGCCAACAAGGCCGTGGCTCCAGACGTCCCAAAACTGGAGAGTCAATATGGAGTTGATGCCTGGAAGCGATGGATCCAGTGGAGGCAAACTCAACCCAACCTGGAGAAACCCCGCTTCGGTT CTCGGCCCATGGAGTTGAAGGATGATGTTCTTCGCTGCACCACTGCTGAGCTGAGCTACGGCCTCTGCTGCTTCATCACTGAGCTGAAACGACCCAACGGAGAGCCGTACTCCCCCGACAGCCTGTTCTACCTCTGCCTCGGCATTCAGCAG TACCTGTTTGAGAACGGTCGTGTGGAGAACATATTCATGGATCGGTTCTACAACAAATTCTCCACTGAGTTCAATAATATGCTAAGAGATTTCAAACCCTCAATCACAGCAAGTG gctaCATCCACTCCCGTGTGGAGGAGGGGTTTCTGTGGGACTGCAAACAGCTGGGGGCGTACTCTCCCATCGTCCTCCTCAACACTCTGCTCTTCTTCTGCTGCAAGTACTTTGGCTTCACCACAGTGGAGCAGCACCGCCAGCTGTCCTTCGCCCACGTCATGCGCTGCACCAAGACCAACCCGAACAACACCAAGACCACCTTCCTGCGCTTCTACCCGCCAATATCCATAAACGAAGCAGAGACAG ATCCAGAGGTTCCTGTGAAGAAGcgtaaggaggaggagagcaaagagGATATTCTAGAGATGATGGAGAACACGGAGAACCCTCTCCGCTGTCCAGTCAGACTCTACGAGTTCTACCTCTCTAAGTG CTCGGAGTCGGTCAAGCAGCGCACCAACCTGTTCTACCTTCACCCCGAGCGCTGCTGCGTCCCCAACAGCCCCCTGTGGTTCTCCTTCACCCCTCTGGACGACGGCACCATGGAGGGCATGCTCGTCCGCATCCTCACCATCAGAGAACTGCATCTGGGGAAGAGGAAAGCTGAAGGGATGGAGCAGAAGACCTCTGAGGACCCACCATTTATACCACCTGGCGAGGAGGGAGATGGGGATTCAGAGGGATGA